In the Malania oleifera isolate guangnan ecotype guangnan chromosome 1, ASM2987363v1, whole genome shotgun sequence genome, one interval contains:
- the LOC131165605 gene encoding uncharacterized protein LOC131165605, which produces MARRLFACFGRGASSSSSTSRKTTQSPETTFVGDQAAEEQRRGGAGGVLVELFSSQGCATSPTAELLVSRLGRGDFNLEMPVTVLAYHVDYWDYMGWKDPFGSSQWTVRQKAYVEALRLDTIFTPQVVVQGRVQCVGTEEDALLSSIRSAARFPSPAFQATIQRPSPDSLQVSLTGALRTKVGSHGSNIMVALSENGLVTDCPKGENKGRVLSNDFVVRRLEKLCTVKDISAKKTVTGTVNFSLWEGFNSSKCSVAVLVQNGSHQIFGTQTFQLPDNL; this is translated from the exons ATGGCTCGCCGTCTCTTCGCTTGCTTTGGCCGAGGcgcttcctcctcctcctccacctCGAGGAAGACGACCCAGTCGCCGGAGACCACCTTCGTGGGCGACCAGGCGGCGGAGGAGCAGAGGAGGGGCGGGGCCGGCGGCGTTCTGGTGGAGTTGTTCTCTTCCCAGGGTTGCGCCACCTCGCCGACGGCGGAGCTGCTGGTGTCGCGGCTGGGGAGGGGCGACTTCAACCTGGAAATGCCGGTGACCGTGCTCGCCTACCATGTCGACTACTGGGATTACATGGGGTGGAAGGACCCGTTTGGGTCGAGCCAGTGGACGGTGAGGCAGAAGGCTTATGTAGAGGCCTTGAGACTTGACACCATTTTCACCCCTCAGGTGGTGGTGCAGGGCAGAGTCCAATGCGTTGGTACCGAAGAAGATGCTCTGTTGTCCTCCATCAGATCTGCTGCCAGGTTCCCTTCTCCTGCATTCCAG GCAACCATCCAAAGGCCTTCACCAGATTCCTTGCAAGTATCTCTAACAGGAGCTTTAAGGACAAAGGTTGGTAGTCACGGCTCTAATATCATGGTGGCCTTGTCCGAGAATGGGTTGGTGACAGACTGCCCGAAGGGGGAGAACAAGGGTCGAGTCCTCTCCAATGACTTTGTTGTTAGGAGATTGGAGAAGCTCTGCACTGTCAAAGACATTTCCGCCAAGAAGACAGTGACAGGAACTGTTAATTTTTCCTTGTGGGAAGGTTTCAACAGCAGCAAATGCAGTGTCGCCGTGTTGGTTCAAAACGGTTCTCATCAGATTTTTGGTACCCAGACCTTCCAATTGCCGGATAACTTGTGA